A stretch of DNA from Thermanaerosceptrum fracticalcis:
TTTACCGGTGGCACGGGCATAGCCGTCTGCGGCATGAACCGCTCCCTGTTCGTGCCGGGTCAGGATATGACGGAGAGAAGAACGCCCCAGCACATCATAGAGGGGAATAACCACTCCCCCGGGATAACCAAAAACTACATCCACACCTTTATTTTCCAGAAACTTAACAACATACTGCGCTCCATTCATATTAATACACCTCCGGATATTTTCATGCCGGAGAGATTACAGCTCCTTTATCGGCTGAACTGACCATGCGGGCGTAACGGGCTAAATAACCCGTGAGGCCTTTTTGGGGAGGTCCAGCCCACTTCTCTTTACGCTGTAATAACTCTCCCTCATCAACTAATAATTCCAGGCTCCGTTCGGGAATATTAATACGAATCATGTCGCCCTCTTCAACCAGGGCAATCACCCCCCCTGCTGCCGCCTCCGGTGAAACATGGCCTATGGAGGCCCCACGGGAGGCGCCGGAAAATCTACCATCAGTAATTAGGGCCACGGAAGAATCCAAACCCATACCCGCCAGGGCAGACGTTGGAGTAAGCATTTCCCGCATGCCGGGGCCACCTTTGGGCCCTTCGTAACGGATCACAATAACATCCCCAGATTTGATGCCTCCGTTTAAAATGGCTTCCGTCGCTTCTTCCTCACTGTTAAAAATGCGGGCAGGTCCCTGGTAGACCATCATCTCTTCGATGACTGCCCCCTGTTTAACGACTGCACCGTCAGGGGCCAGGTTACCTTTCAAGATAGCAATCCCTCCCTCGGCACGATAGGGATTTTCTATGGTGCGAATAACTCCTCCTGTTTCGTTACGGGTTACCTTTAATACTTCTTCCAGGCTGACCCCGGACACAGTTTTCACCGTCCCGTCAATGAGCCCACCCCTGGCCAATTCCTTCATCACTCCCATAATGCCGCCTGCTTCTGCCAGGTCCTCGATAAAACTGGGACCTGCAGGGCTAAGTTTACACAATTGTGGGGTGGTGCGACTGATTTGATCTATCTGTTCCAGGTCCAGCTTAATCCCTGCCTCATGGGCAATGGCCGTAAGGTGCAGGACGGTATTGGTGGAGCAGCCTAATGCCATATCTGTACGCAGAGCATTAGTAAATGCCGCCTTGGTCAGGATGTCGCGCGGTCTTAAATCCTGTTCCAGGATGGCCATGATCTTTTCCCCCGCCTCCTTGGCTAAACGCCTGCGGGCCGCGGTAACGGCAAGAATAGTACCATTTCCCGGTAATCCCATACCCAAAGCCTCGGTTAAACAGTTCATGGAGTTGGCCGTATACATGCCGGCACAGGAGCCACAGCCGGGACATGTACAGTCTTCCATCTCTTTTAATTCACTTTCAGTCATGGTCCCTTTGCTATACTGTCCTACCGCCTCGAAAATATCGCTGAGGGCAATGCGCTTGCCTTGAAATTTTCCCGATTGCATAGGCCCGCCACTTACAAAAATGCTGGGTAGATTCAATCTGGCTGCCGCCATCAGCATCCCTGGAACCACTTTGTCACAATTAGGTATGAAAACCAAGGCATCTACAGGATGGGCCATCACCATGGTTTCGATGGAATCGGCAATAAGTTCCCGGCTGGCTAAAGAATATTTCATGCCGGGATGGTTCATGGCAATACCATCGCATACGGCAATAACGGAGAACTCAAAGGGAACTCCGCCCGCATTACGCACACCGGCTTTTACAGCCTCGCCAATCTCCCGCAAGTGCTGGTGTCCCGGTACAAAGTCATTTTGTGAATTGACGATGCCGATAAAAGGCCTCTTCATTTCCCCATCGGTAATGCCCAGGGCTTTTAGCAATGAACGGTGGGGCGCCTTGGTAGCCCCTTCCTTAATTAGACTGCTGCCCACTTCTTTTCTCTCCTTCCACTGTGTAACCTATATATAAAAACCCAAGCGCATAAGTTCTAAACGAGTAGAACCTATCCGCTCGGGTCTTTTATCCCCACGGTGTAGCAATTTCTGCCTGTACCGCTCGGTCGCGAACACCGCGTATTAGTTACTAGTTACTAGTTATTAGTTACTAGTTACTAGTTGGTGGTTGGTAGTTGTTGGTATATTCCACTAACAACTATCAACTAACAACTACCAACTACCAACTAAATCGCGGCTGGAACCCTAGGTACACTTCTCTCGTATGGTTGAAGTACTGTTAAAGATTGTCGAATTTATTATAACAGACGCAACAGTTACCTCTTATTGTATAACAGCTTTGAGTATTATGATATAAGGTAGAGCGTATGTTGTCAACAGTATTTTGCAATGTTGTATGCAGTATATTGTGTTTTTTCTCCTAAAAAACCCGGATAAAAATTTGCGTAATTAATACACGTACCAGAACGGCCAGGACCAGGATAGTACACGTCCCCAGAAATAGTTCAATGACAAAGGCCACAAAATATTCTGTCCGGTTTAATTCTTCCCTGCTGTAACGTTCTTTCTGGGTAAGATAAACCGGTACAAAGGAGATACCTGCATAAACCATCAGTTTCCAGGGCCCGGCCGCCCAATACCATAAACCCAGGAAAAGATCACACAAGACCACCGTCATCACGGGCAAAACTAGTTCCTTCAATACTCGTTCGTACTTCATACTAAACCTCAATGAATGTTACTCATGAATTAAGTTTTACCACATGACAAAGGAATTTCCTGCGGGTTTTTCATTAAAAATTAACTCATAATTTATTTTTTAAAAAATAAGCACTACATGGGACCCGATCGTAGGCATAAAAAATTTTTAAAATGGAATTTTAAGAAAAAGTATTGCATGCGCAGGGGATAATTGTTATTATACCCCTAACGGGTATTGCCAGTCTGTTCCCGAAAGGAGGATGTTACTATGAAGTTGTCTGTTACAGAAGAGGCTAAAAAACAGTTGCAAGATCAGCTTAAAGAGAACGAGAATCCCTATATACGGGTGCTTGTTAAAGGTTATGGTTGAGGTGGCCCCCGTTTGGGATTGGCTCTGGATGAGCCTAAAGAAGACGATGCCCACTTCCAGGTTGACAAGCTTAATTTTATTGTGGAGAAACACCTGGCTAAAAGCTGGCCGGAAGTACGCATTGATTACCGCGATTCCTGGATGGGTAAGGGTTTTGTGGTTTATGCCGGTAGTGGTGCATGCTGCTAACCTAAGGTTTTATTTTAGAGACTTTCTAATTATGGAAGTCTCTTTTTTTCATTAATAAGAGATTGGCTTCTTGGGAAAAACTAGCTCGTAACCAAAGCTAGGCCCATATTAATAAGAAAAGAGCAGAAATGGGTATTTAGCTACTGGTCTGGCCCCCCCTGTGGGGCGCTTTTTTCTACTAAATAAAAAACCTCTCGCCACTGACATTTATGTCAGGGACGAGAGGATATTCACGCGGTACCACCCTGTTTACCTATGGGCAAAGTGCCTCTGAGAAAACGCTCTGCAGGACACTCTTATAGGTCACTCCTTAGCATGTAACGGCTGCCACCGGTTTATCCTACTTGCTTTCAGATAAACAGCTCGGGGACGAGAAATTATATTTCTGTGTACCGGTTCCCAGCAAAACCCGGCTCTCTGCAACACATCTTATATAACAGTTTCCCTTCACAGCTGATATTATATAATTAGGATTAGTTATGTATAGTATAATGGGGTGAGTTTTACTTGTCAATTATAAATTGGTAAAATTTATAATGAAATTAGTAATATAATAGACAATAAGATAATACTTAAACAGAAATACCCCTTATGGGGTATTTCTGTTAATTTATTATAATTACCAGCGCCTGGAGCTGCCTCCTCCTCCGCCGGAACCTCCACCCCCGCCAAAGCCACCGCCTCCACCGCCTCTTCCTCCGCCGCGCATGAGCATGCTAAGGATTAGGCTGAGGAAGAAGCCGTTCATAAAACGGTAATCAAGCCACAAGAGGAGTAATAAGAAGATAATACCGGCGGTTTTAGCCCAGCCCGGCAGAGGCGCACTTTCCCGTTGGGTGCTGCGTACTTTCTGAGGATTTTTGATTTCAAGATTCACCTGGTATTCTTTGGCCGTTTCCTGAACCAGAGCCAAATACCCGTTTAAAATACCCGTATCAAATTCCCCTTTTTGAAAATAAGGGATCATATACTCGTCCTGAATACGACCGGTCTTACCGTCAGGCAGAGCGCCTTCCAGCCCATAGCCCACTTCTATCCTGGATACTCGATCCTGGAGAGCCACCAGTAAAAGAACGCCGTTATTCAACTGCTTGTCCCCGATTCCCCACTGCCTGAGGATAGCCAGAGCATACTCCTCCGGAGAATAGCCCTCTAATGTGTTGACAGTAACAACAACGACCTGGGCCTTAGTCTTCCGCTCCAGCTCAGCAGAGGTTTGTATAATGGTTCGTTCCGTGCCCTCACTCAAGATGTTGGCTTTATCCAGTACATAGAAATTACTACCGGGACTGGGAATAGGCGGGTTAGCCGGCCAGGCGGGAAGAGACCAGACTATAAGGCTGAGTAAAACCAAAACCAGAAGGGTTAATCTTTTCATCCGGTTCATTCCCTTCTTTCAAAAAAATTCTTTATTTGCCAAAGTTAACCTTGGGCACGGCTTTAGCGTCCTCGGCAGCTCTAAAGTATTCTTTGGCGTCAAAGCCGAAAATACCGGCATAGATATTGGTAGGAAAACGTTTAATCCTGGCATTATACACCTGTACTGCTTCGTTATAGTCTTTACGGGCTACGGCTATCCGGTTCTCCGTACCGGCCAGTTCATCCTGTAAAGCCCGGAAATTGGCATCAGATTTTAATTGGGGATAGTTTTCGGCAATGGCTAACAACCTTCCCAAAGCGCCTGTCAGCGCCTGATCGGCCTGGGCGGCCTGTCCAACAGTCTGGGCACCGGCCAGTTTAGCCCTTGCTTCGGCTACCTGTGTAAAAATCTCCTTTTCCTGAGCGGCAAAGCCCTTCACCGTCTCTACCAGATTGGGAATCAAATCGGCACGGCGCTGAAGTTGGTTTTCCACCTGGCTCCATTTGCCGTTAACATTCTCCTCCAAGCTAACCAAACTATTATATCCGGAAATCATCATCATCCCTAAAACAACAATAATCGCTACGGGAATTAACCATTTCTTCATGGTTTTCAGCCTCCTTTAGTATAAACAACTTTTTTGTCCATCTTTGACCTTTCGGGCCTAATTAAAGAGTACCATTACTTATTGTATTGTGCAAGGAAAACCTCCAGTCTCCGTACAGGTTTTTCAGGTAGATATATGGGCAGCGAAGCCATGAAACAAGAGGCTGGTTATGATTGGTAATAGAAAACTCCCTACAAGTAGGGAGTTTTCTATTAGTATCCTAATTCCTCACCAACTACCAGAACTGTCATATCCGTTTGACTGGGTTTTTTCCGAATAATAGTTGTTACATTACAAATCCTCGTAGCCCCCTGACAATCCATGCATACACCGGTTGTTGTACAGGGATTAGGCAAGCCAATACGTTTATTATTCATAGGCGCCGCCCATAACTCGATTCTCTTCAGGGCGCTATCCACGTTTTCCACCACTTTGTTAATCCCTGCCACAACAATCACTTTTTGGGGACCATAAATCATGGCAGCCACCCGGTTCCCTACACCATCCACATTTACCAGCTCACCATCTAAGGTTAAAGCATTGGTGCTCGCTAGAAAGCAATCAGCTGTCAACTGCTGTCGGCGAAGGGCTGCATTCTCCTCCGGACTTAAGTGCGGTAAATTGTGAATAAAAAGCTTATGACCCCTTTTTTTCAGGTCATCCGTGATATTGAGCTCATCTCGTATAGTGACCGTGCCACCGATACCTACGCTTGCTCCCGTAGGAATCAACTCCAGAATTCTTTGACGGACTGCTTCTTTGTCAGGTAGATATTCCGCAGCAAAATGATTCTTTTTCAATGCCTCTACAACCTTTTTCCCCAGCGTCTCCCGGTGCCACTCCTTAGGTGTTGTCATAATCTTCACTCCTTCGTCCATCGTTAGTTGTTCAAAGAAATTATAAGCAAAGCAACTCAATTATTTGTTTATTTTCTTTCTACACTTTTTGCCCTACTCCTCTAGGTTGGAAATATTTTAAAGATTTTTTGTCATATTTTCCCGGGAAATATCTAAGTTTAAATAATACCATTCTTGGCGTATAATCATAAGTGAAAATTAGCAACAAGAGGTGTTTGTATTGCTAAAGTCACTCCTCTACTTTCTGGGAATTTTGCCTTACCGCATACGAGTAAAAATCGTGCGCTTTCTAACTAAAAAATTAATAGACTATTATGCCGACCTCAAGATAACGGGTCTGGAAAATATACCGGAAGAAACTGTCATTTTTGTCTGTAACCATCTCTCTAATGCCGATGGTATTATTTTTCGCGATATCCTGGCTCACCGGCATGTGGTTTTTATGGCAGGAGTCAAACTGCAGGGCGAATACCTGACTAACCTGGTTTTAGAGACGATAGACCATATTTCCATTCACCCTAATCAACCGGACCGCAAGGCCTTAAAAGAAGCTATTGAGGCTTCCCGGGGAGGTAAGGACATCTTTATCTTCCCTGAAGGTACACGAAGCCGAACCGGAAAGATGATTGAAGGACGTTCAGGGGTTTTGTTGATTGCTAAGCAGGCGGGAGTACCCCTGGTTCCCGTTGGTATCTGGGGGTCAGAAAAACTTCTCCCTATCCAAAGCGGCAAAATGGACCAGGAATGGTTCCAAAAAGCTCAAGTGAACGTTGTCTTTGGCCAGCCCTTTACCTTAACAGAACTGGATGAGGAAAAAGCGATTGAAAGTCTCATGAAAAGAATTGCCCGGCTGCTGCCGGAAGACTACCGGGGGATATACTTATAGTTGGTAGTTGATAGTTGGTAGTATGTTTAGCAAAATATCGGAGAAATACACAAAAAAAGGCGCTCCCGAAGAAGCACCTCTTTTTTATTCCCTGGTTTATCTGCGGTCACGATTGCCAATACGGTTACCCACACGGTTGCCCAGGAGGAAAGTAATAGAATAAAGTCCTGCTAAGCCCACCAGGGAGTAAACAATCCTGCTGAGCAAAGAAGTCTGACCTCCAAACAGGGCTGCCACCAGGTCAAAATTAAATAGACCAATGAGTCCCCAGTTTAAAGCGCCGATGATTACCAACAATAAAGCTATGGTATCCATCTAATTCACTCCTCAAAATTAAAATGATGTTCTAACCATAGCTTGCTTAATTTTTTTGCTTTTTATACCTATTTTTTCCTCAATATAAAGACACTGCCCATGATTAAACTGCTTCCCAGCCACTGAGCCCCGGTAAGCTGTTCTTGAAGAAATATAAAAACCAGGAACAAAGTGATGGGAATCTCTGCAACTGCTACGATAGATGCTTTAGTGGCCCCCAGATAAGCTATCCCCTTTAAAGCAAAAAAAGTTGGCAGTAATGATGTTATGATGGTTAATAAAAGACCCAGCAGCCATACAGTAGAAGTAATATCCCTCCACTCCGCTAACCTACCAAAGACGATAAACAAGGTTAAAGCCAGTGCAGCTGCAAAATGCTCTGCTAAAGCAAGATCTAAAGGGTCATTGTTCCGGACAAGCCTTTCGCTTAAAAGTGTTAAAACAGTAGCACCTGCCGCAGCAGCCAAACAAAGAATCACCCCTGCTCCCCGGAATAAGCCGAAGCCTGTTTCAAATACCTGGCAGGTAAGGACTACCCCCGCTATGGCTAGATATAAGGCTATGGTTTTAGACCTGGTAAATTTCTCCCCATAAAACCACCTGGCGCCCAGAGCCACAAAAATGGGATAAGTAAAAAAGATTAAAGTAGCAAGACTGCCTGGTAAGTATTGTAAAGCCAGGGTATAACAAATAGCCATGGAGGTGTAGCCGAAGATACCGATGGAACATAACAACGGCAAATTCTCTTTTAATTCTAATACCCTTTTCCAGCGCAAGAAAAGAAGAAGGAGGATAAAACCCAAACTGGTAGTACTCTGGGCTAAGAGTACTTGCCACGGTGTAGCTCCTGCTTTATAGGCATTGATGACAATTACGGCCGTAGAACCGTATCCCAAGGCAGAAAGAAGTGTAAACACAATACCCAATTTGCTTTGCATATTTCCCCCAGCCTTATGTCTTAAAAGGATGAACCTCGATAGGACTCCCAATCTTCAGGTGTATTAATATTTAAAAAATATTCACTTTCCCCCAGTTTTTCCGCTATCTCTTCATGGGTGACGGCGTTAACTTTCAAATAAGGATAAATGGCCGTAATCTTGCGCTGGCCTGCTTTGAGGACCTCTTCAATTACACTGAGGCAACTCTGATGATAGAGGGCCAGCAGCGGTTCATAACAACCTCTCACCTGAGGTACCACCACCTGATACCCCGGTGCCCTCAGGGCCAGAATCTTGACCAGTTCCCCTTTAAAGCGGGGCATATCACAGGCCATACAAAAATTGTATTCAGTCCTGGAGGCCCGTAAACCGGCATATATTCCCCCCAAAGGCCCTCCATCCGGGTAGATGTCCGGAATTACCAGGCAGTCCCTGAAGTCATATTCATTCTTCCCGGCAACAATAATTACCTGGGTGCATGATTTACGCAGTTCATCCACTATCTTTTCCAGCATTGTCACCGGGCCACAGGGAAGCAAAGCTTTGTTAAAGTTCATACGTGTACTTTTGCCCCCTGCCAGGACAATTCCCGTTACCTGCACAGTCATCACTCAATTCTTGTATAATGCGTATACACATTGGCCTTATTGCCCCGGGTAAACCCCACCAGGGTTATGCCTACCTCTTCCGCCAGTTGTATGGCTAAAGAAGTGGGCGCTGAACGGGAAACGATAACCGGCACCCCCATCCTCCTTGCTTTGC
This window harbors:
- the ilvD gene encoding dihydroxy-acid dehydratase; protein product: MGSSLIKEGATKAPHRSLLKALGITDGEMKRPFIGIVNSQNDFVPGHQHLREIGEAVKAGVRNAGGVPFEFSVIAVCDGIAMNHPGMKYSLASRELIADSIETMVMAHPVDALVFIPNCDKVVPGMLMAAARLNLPSIFVSGGPMQSGKFQGKRIALSDIFEAVGQYSKGTMTESELKEMEDCTCPGCGSCAGMYTANSMNCLTEALGMGLPGNGTILAVTAARRRLAKEAGEKIMAILEQDLRPRDILTKAAFTNALRTDMALGCSTNTVLHLTAIAHEAGIKLDLEQIDQISRTTPQLCKLSPAGPSFIEDLAEAGGIMGVMKELARGGLIDGTVKTVSGVSLEEVLKVTRNETGGVIRTIENPYRAEGGIAILKGNLAPDGAVVKQGAVIEEMMVYQGPARIFNSEEEATEAILNGGIKSGDVIVIRYEGPKGGPGMREMLTPTSALAGMGLDSSVALITDGRFSGASRGASIGHVSPEAAAGGVIALVEEGDMIRINIPERSLELLVDEGELLQRKEKWAGPPQKGLTGYLARYARMVSSADKGAVISPA
- a CDS encoding iron-sulfur cluster biosynthesis family protein, translated to MKLSVTEEAKKQLQDQLKENENPYIRVLVKGYGUGGPRLGLALDEPKEDDAHFQVDKLNFIVEKHLAKSWPEVRIDYRDSWMGKGFVVYAGSGACC
- a CDS encoding TPM domain-containing protein; amino-acid sequence: MKRLTLLVLVLLSLIVWSLPAWPANPPIPSPGSNFYVLDKANILSEGTERTIIQTSAELERKTKAQVVVVTVNTLEGYSPEEYALAILRQWGIGDKQLNNGVLLLVALQDRVSRIEVGYGLEGALPDGKTGRIQDEYMIPYFQKGEFDTGILNGYLALVQETAKEYQVNLEIKNPQKVRSTQRESAPLPGWAKTAGIIFLLLLLWLDYRFMNGFFLSLILSMLMRGGGRGGGGGGFGGGGGSGGGGGSSRRW
- a CDS encoding LemA family protein, with the translated sequence MKKWLIPVAIIVVLGMMMISGYNSLVSLEENVNGKWSQVENQLQRRADLIPNLVETVKGFAAQEKEIFTQVAEARAKLAGAQTVGQAAQADQALTGALGRLLAIAENYPQLKSDANFRALQDELAGTENRIAVARKDYNEAVQVYNARIKRFPTNIYAGIFGFDAKEYFRAAEDAKAVPKVNFGK
- a CDS encoding lactate utilization protein; protein product: MTTPKEWHRETLGKKVVEALKKNHFAAEYLPDKEAVRQRILELIPTGASVGIGGTVTIRDELNITDDLKKRGHKLFIHNLPHLSPEENAALRRQQLTADCFLASTNALTLDGELVNVDGVGNRVAAMIYGPQKVIVVAGINKVVENVDSALKRIELWAAPMNNKRIGLPNPCTTTGVCMDCQGATRICNVTTIIRKKPSQTDMTVLVVGEELGY
- a CDS encoding lysophospholipid acyltransferase family protein, with protein sequence MLKSLLYFLGILPYRIRVKIVRFLTKKLIDYYADLKITGLENIPEETVIFVCNHLSNADGIIFRDILAHRHVVFMAGVKLQGEYLTNLVLETIDHISIHPNQPDRKALKEAIEASRGGKDIFIFPEGTRSRTGKMIEGRSGVLLIAKQAGVPLVPVGIWGSEKLLPIQSGKMDQEWFQKAQVNVVFGQPFTLTELDEEKAIESLMKRIARLLPEDYRGIYL
- a CDS encoding DUF378 domain-containing protein, with the translated sequence MDTIALLLVIIGALNWGLIGLFNFDLVAALFGGQTSLLSRIVYSLVGLAGLYSITFLLGNRVGNRIGNRDRR
- a CDS encoding DMT family transporter; this translates as MQSKLGIVFTLLSALGYGSTAVIVINAYKAGATPWQVLLAQSTTSLGFILLLLFLRWKRVLELKENLPLLCSIGIFGYTSMAICYTLALQYLPGSLATLIFFTYPIFVALGARWFYGEKFTRSKTIALYLAIAGVVLTCQVFETGFGLFRGAGVILCLAAAAGATVLTLLSERLVRNNDPLDLALAEHFAAALALTLFIVFGRLAEWRDITSTVWLLGLLLTIITSLLPTFFALKGIAYLGATKASIVAVAEIPITLFLVFIFLQEQLTGAQWLGSSLIMGSVFILRKK
- the mobA gene encoding molybdenum cofactor guanylyltransferase; protein product: MTVQVTGIVLAGGKSTRMNFNKALLPCGPVTMLEKIVDELRKSCTQVIIVAGKNEYDFRDCLVIPDIYPDGGPLGGIYAGLRASRTEYNFCMACDMPRFKGELVKILALRAPGYQVVVPQVRGCYEPLLALYHQSCLSVIEEVLKAGQRKITAIYPYLKVNAVTHEEIAEKLGESEYFLNINTPEDWESYRGSSF